TGGCAAATAAAGAAACTTTAGTTACTGGCGGAAAATTGTTTATGAAAGAAGCCAATCGATACCGTGCCTGTATACTGCCTATAGATAGCGAACATAACGCAATTTTTCAAAATCTACCAGAGATATGTCAGAAGAGTTTAGGAAATACATCTTTATCTGAATGCGGTATATCTCGTATTGTGCTAACTGCATCTGGAGGAATTTTCTTCAAAACGCCACAAAAACAATTAACCAAAATAACACCAGAGCAGGCTTGTGTGCATCCTAATTGGTCCATGGGGCGTAAGATATCAGTAGATTCTGCTACTATGATGAATAAGGGATTAGAATATATTGAAGCACGTCATTTATTTAATGCTAAACCAAGTGAAATAGAAATTTTATTACATCCTCAGTCTATTGTCCATGCTATGGTATACTATTCCGACGGAAATGTATTGGCGCATTTAGCACCTCCAGATATGAGAATTCCTATTGCGTACGCAATGGCATATCCTAAAAGAATAGGACTAAAAATCTCATCTAATATAGACATATATTATCTTAATAAATTACATTTTGATCAATTAGATAATTGCAGTTATCCTTGTTTTCAATTAGCAATAGATGCTGATAATTGTAGTCAATCGGCTACTATTATCCTGAACGCAGCAAATGAAATCGCCGTAGAAGCATTTTTACGTAAAATGATTTCTTTTACTGACATTCCTGACGTCATTCGTCGTGTACTTGATGCAATAAATTTAAATGATCCTAATGATATAGAAGATATTTTATATATTGATCAAAAAGCTCGTGAGAAAGCAATATCTATATGTGTCATATAATAAATAATGTTGTCTTTAATAAATTTATCATAATTACTACATATATATATCGCGAAAATGATAAGTAATTTTATTAATCTATAATTATAATGTTAATTATTATAAACGAGTATTTTTACTTAACACAAAGGTATTTAATTTGGAAAATAAATAAATGTGATATTATCTCAACGTAATCAAGATCTTAGCACTTTTTCATCTAATTTATTACCACGCCATGTTGCTATTATCATGGATGGTAATGGGCGTTGGGCAAGAAGACGAGGAAAATTACGTATTGTTGGGCATCAAGCTGGATTTAATGCGGTACGGCGTGCTGTTCATTTCGCTGTTAATTATAGATTCGATGCATTAACTTTATATGCGTTTAGCAGTGAAAACTGGAAACGTCCTGACAAAGAGATTGATTCTTTAATGCAATTGTTTTCTCATGCTTTAAATAATGAAATAGATGTTCTACATAAGAATAATATCAAACTAAGAATCATTGGAGATATTAATCGATTTTCCGGTGAATTACAAAAAAATATACACCGCTCTGAAAAATTAACTTCCAACAATAGTGGACTTACGCTTAATATTGCTGCAAATTATGGAGGACGATGGGATATTATCCAAGGAGTAAAACAACTTGCCACGCAAGTGCAGCAAGGAATATTAACCCCTAATCAAATTGACGAAGATGCTCTATGTAAATGTATCTGTATGCATGAATTAGCTCCAGTAGATTTGGTGATTCGAACAGGAGGTGAACATCGCATTAGTAATTTTTTGCTTTGGCAAATAGCATATGCTGAATTATTTTTTACAGATGTATTATGGCCTGATTTTAATGACGTCATATTTAAAAGAGCAGTAAATACTTTTATGAAACGAGAGCGCCGATTTGGAAACAGCGCATCTATTTAATTTTCAATACACATGTAATCAAGGAAAAAATGTGTTAAAAACCCGTTTAATTAGCATGTTGCTCCTTATCCCCATAACTATTTTGATGGTATTTTTATTGCCTATTGTATCATTCTCGATTGTTGTATCTATCATTTGTTTGATTAGTGCATGGGAATGGGGGAAAATGCATCATTTTTCTGATTATGCACACCGAATGTGGATATGCGCTATATTTGGATTATTGTGTATTACAATGATCATTGTACTAAAAAAAATATATTTATATTTCAATAATTGGCATATTTTTTGGTATATTTTCGGTAACATTAGTATAGTATGGTGGGTATTAGCGTTTGTATTAATATTATCTTATCCTGATTCTGCTATTTTTTGGAAAAAATCTAATGTACTACGTTTTTTTTTCGGAATATTAACAATATTACCATTTTTTTGGGGGATATTAACGTTGCGCCAATTTCATCATATCAACGATAGCACTATCGGAGCATGGTGTTTACTGTATATTGTAATATTAATTTGGATTAATGATTCAAGTGCATATCTCATCGGTAAAACATTAGGGCGCCGTAAATTATTAGAAAGCGTATCTCCTAAAAAAACTTGGGAAGGATTTATTGGAGGTATATTAATTTCAACAGGAATTTCATGGTTATTCAGTAAATATATGCCAATCACGGTGATAAATCCATCTCTTATATTCATTTATTCTATCATTGCAATTATAGCCTCTATAATAGGAGATTTAACTGAAAGTATGTTTAAGAGAGAAGCTGGTATTAAAGATAGCGGAAGTTTAATTCCTGGGCATGGGGGAATGTTAGATCGCATAGACAGCTTATTTGCTGCAGTGCCTATTTTCGTTTACCTAATATTATTAAGTTTATATTAATATCATCATCAAAAAATAGAGAATTCATTAACATCATGTTATTACATTTTTTTTGGAACTTAATCGCATTTATCCTTGCATTAAGTATACTCATCACGGTCCATGAATATGGACATTTTGTAGCAGCACGTTTTTTAAAGGTAAAAGTAGAGCGATTTTCTATAGGATTTGGTCCTGTTTTATGGAGTTGGCGAGATTCAAATGATACCGAATACGTAATTTCCGCTGTTCTTTTTGGTGGATACGTTAAATTATTTAATACTCGAAAAAAAATAGCATCTTGCGATGAAGAACGTAATCAATCATTCAATTGTAAACGTATTTGGAAAAAAAGTATTATTGTAGTTTCAGGACCCATGTTTAACTTTCTTTTTTCTATTGTGTTATACACATTAGTTTTTATGATAGGCGTGCCTATTTATAAACCAATAATCCATTCTGTTATACCTAACTCTATTATTGCTCAATCACATGTACCATCTGGTGTAGAAATTAAATCAATTAACAATGTTCTGACTCGGGATTGGGATGCAGTACGTTTGGAAATTCTTAATAGCATAGGTAAGGAAAAAATTATTATTTCTGCAACACCAATAAATAGTACGCATATTAAAACTTATACCATTAATTTACCTTGCAACTGGTTCAATAAACCTACCAATAATAAAGATCCTATAATAACATTGGGTATTCTTCCTTTTAATACACATGTATTACCAATCTTGTCAGGAATACAACCTGATTCTGCCGCACAACGAGCTGGTTTAAAAATTGGAGACAAAATAATCTCAATTGACGATCAATTAATACATAATTGGGAGTCATTTATTACAATTATTAAAAATAATCCAGAAAAAACTTTTAAAATTATAGTAGAACGGAAAAATAAAATATTAAACTTCAACTTAGCGCCAGATAAAAAACATCTGGTTCCTTCCGATAAAGCAGAAGGAGTTATAGGTGTTTTTCCGCAAATTACTTGTATTCCAATAAAACATCATGCAATCCATCAATATGGATTGCATCTATCTATACTGGAAGCTTTCGAAAAAACATGGAAATTGATATGCCTAACAACTAACACATTATTTAAATTAATTACTGGAGATGTTAGGGTAACCCACCTCAGCGGCCCAATTGCAATAGCGCAAGGAGCAGGTGCATCCGCTCAATCTGGAGTAATTTACTATCTTATGTTTTTATCTTTAATCAGTATCAATTTAGGTATTATTAATTTACTACCGTTTCCAACACTAGATGGAGGGCATTTATTTTTTTTTATAATAGAAAAAATAAAAGGGAAATCAATATCGAAAGAAACACAGAGTTTTGGTTATATCATTGGATCCATTATACTTACGTTTATGATGTGCTTAGCAATTTTCAACGATATATCTAGATTATGGTAATTAATAAAAATTAAAACTAAAAAGATTAAAATAAATAATAATAGATGAAAATAATATTTATAGCATTCTTATTGATAATTATCAATGTAGCACATAGCGATGATACAATCATAAACAAAATTTTTTTTAACGGATTAAAAAGAATTTCTTTAGATACAGTACTATTTAATTTACCTTTAAAAATTGGAACTATTATTAATGATGAAGATATTGCTAATAGTATTAAAGTGTTGTTTTCTACAGGATATTTTGAAGAAATCACAATATCTAATAATGAAAAAGGAA
This genomic interval from Candidatus Blochmanniella pennsylvanica str. BPEN contains the following:
- the ispC gene encoding 1-deoxy-D-xylulose-5-phosphate reductoisomerase, with the protein product MQSLTILGSTGSIGKATLSVIQQHTDKFFVHALVAKNNVAIMTEQCIAMSPKYACMISEDAARILKKNLITAGKYDIEVLSGVMHACELASTNDVDMVMSAIVGIAGLKPTFSALRAGKKILLANKETLVTGGKLFMKEANRYRACILPIDSEHNAIFQNLPEICQKSLGNTSLSECGISRIVLTASGGIFFKTPQKQLTKITPEQACVHPNWSMGRKISVDSATMMNKGLEYIEARHLFNAKPSEIEILLHPQSIVHAMVYYSDGNVLAHLAPPDMRIPIAYAMAYPKRIGLKISSNIDIYYLNKLHFDQLDNCSYPCFQLAIDADNCSQSATIILNAANEIAVEAFLRKMISFTDIPDVIRRVLDAINLNDPNDIEDILYIDQKAREKAISICVI
- the rseP gene encoding sigma E protease regulator RseP — its product is MLLHFFWNLIAFILALSILITVHEYGHFVAARFLKVKVERFSIGFGPVLWSWRDSNDTEYVISAVLFGGYVKLFNTRKKIASCDEERNQSFNCKRIWKKSIIVVSGPMFNFLFSIVLYTLVFMIGVPIYKPIIHSVIPNSIIAQSHVPSGVEIKSINNVLTRDWDAVRLEILNSIGKEKIIISATPINSTHIKTYTINLPCNWFNKPTNNKDPIITLGILPFNTHVLPILSGIQPDSAAQRAGLKIGDKIISIDDQLIHNWESFITIIKNNPEKTFKIIVERKNKILNFNLAPDKKHLVPSDKAEGVIGVFPQITCIPIKHHAIHQYGLHLSILEAFEKTWKLICLTTNTLFKLITGDVRVTHLSGPIAIAQGAGASAQSGVIYYLMFLSLISINLGIINLLPFPTLDGGHLFFFIIEKIKGKSISKETQSFGYIIGSIILTFMMCLAIFNDISRLW
- the uppS gene encoding polyprenyl diphosphate synthase gives rise to the protein MILSQRNQDLSTFSSNLLPRHVAIIMDGNGRWARRRGKLRIVGHQAGFNAVRRAVHFAVNYRFDALTLYAFSSENWKRPDKEIDSLMQLFSHALNNEIDVLHKNNIKLRIIGDINRFSGELQKNIHRSEKLTSNNSGLTLNIAANYGGRWDIIQGVKQLATQVQQGILTPNQIDEDALCKCICMHELAPVDLVIRTGGEHRISNFLLWQIAYAELFFTDVLWPDFNDVIFKRAVNTFMKRERRFGNSASI
- a CDS encoding phosphatidate cytidylyltransferase; the protein is MLKTRLISMLLLIPITILMVFLLPIVSFSIVVSIICLISAWEWGKMHHFSDYAHRMWICAIFGLLCITMIIVLKKIYLYFNNWHIFWYIFGNISIVWWVLAFVLILSYPDSAIFWKKSNVLRFFFGILTILPFFWGILTLRQFHHINDSTIGAWCLLYIVILIWINDSSAYLIGKTLGRRKLLESVSPKKTWEGFIGGILISTGISWLFSKYMPITVINPSLIFIYSIIAIIASIIGDLTESMFKREAGIKDSGSLIPGHGGMLDRIDSLFAAVPIFVYLILLSLY